From the genome of Cuculus canorus isolate bCucCan1 chromosome 4, bCucCan1.pri, whole genome shotgun sequence:
GATTTTCAACTGATGTGTTCCTTTCTTGGTACAGCTGTTAGCTTCAGGCTCTCCTAAACACTAGATGTCAAAAATAACAAGCTAGACTCAGCTTTCAGCTTTCAGTGCAACTTACATGCGCTCAGACTTCTCTTTCCTCCACATTTCCTCAATCCTTTTCTTCTTAGTGCTATGCCTGTGTCATCTTTTAAGATTAACCTTAAAACTTTTCCACAAGCCACAGCCAAACAAGAGGATAAGTACCTCAAAGCAAAATGATAGAAGGCTTATTTTATTGATTATTAAGCTTTATGCATGCTCACTGCTATCATTCCAAATGGAGGACACTATTCTGTCTGTGTGACTCCTCTCCTATGTATGTCTGTTCTTCCCTCAACTAATATCAGACCTCTAACAAAATATTAGCAATGCCGTCTATATCACAAACATATACCATGATAAATTTATGTCCTGTAGTGCTTaacatttgatttaaaaaaatgtgagggctttcaaataatatttgcataggcctcttttatttaaaagctcaTTATACCATCACTCATCATCCACAATGATTCTAATATTCTCATCATGTCTAGTTCCTTTCTATTGTGTTTTGCTCAAGTAGCCAAGAGAGTGATCCTGAATACAGGATTATTTACTTTATGTCTGTTGCAATGACAGATaagatacaagaaaaaaacattcatctttttcattttagattaCTGCCATTTGTTATTTACCTACAGTACAGTGGAGAGAGAACAGCACAAACTGCaccagagaggcagaaaagtaCACAGAATAATTCCAAGCCAAATTTAGTTGATTAAATGCAGTACATTAAAATCAGACATTTTAATGTTGACATTTTAATATTGTTAATGAAGGACCCAGCTATTGATCTTTGCTCAGGCAACTGTCTATTGAATCCACTGGacttaaattcagaaaaagcatAGCCTAATGAATTTCAATTAATAATTGCTGTACAAGGTAGCTGCAAAATTTGCATGGCAAAGCTCCTCTGAGAAAAATTTATGAGATTTCTTCATCAACATGAATGTGCAAAGGATTGCAGTTCAGCATGATAGGAGTTACTAACCTCACTTGaataaagaagggaaatgtTATATTTTGTTTAACCTCTCCAGCTTCAGAATTCTAAAATTATAGGGCTCTATAAATAGAttagaacaggaaaaattttCCCTAGTTACCTCTTTATGTGAAGCAACATGGCTCTGTCTCTGAAGGAACTGCTAGTTACAAGTGCTCACACAGAACAAATAAATTcatgtaataaaaatactggATCCATTTAATTGaagttattattatttaattctgGTTGctgaacacatttcttcctttcttctgacTTCTTGATGTGCACCTTGAATGAAGCTACTGTGAGATCTGAATGGGCAGACAGGCAAACCCATCTTTCCCCTAATGCCTCTACTTTTGACTTGTCAGAAACTGGAACCTGGGCTGTATGAACTGTCACAGTTCCTACATTCCTTCATTTCTCCTAAGCAGTGGGCAGACAGTGACTTGTTCCTGTCCACCAGCTCTTTGTCACTACCCCACTATTGGAGGATGCCAGCCCGTTGCCATCACAGTCAGCACTGTAGTTCATGTCAGCTGTTCCTAATCGGCTCCAGGCAAAAATCAGCCATGTTAGTTTACACACTGCGGGCTGTGGGAACCGAGGTGGTTTTCCTCAAAAGAGGTTAGGAGGTGTTTGCATGCACTGCTCTGATATCTCTGCTCCGAGGCTACAGCATGATGAACAATTCAATACCTTCTGCCTGCACAACTGGATTAAGAAAAATGGTCTGTGGCTTCATGCTTTTATAATCAGTGAAGCAGGTGTCATCATCATCAGTTATTGATTTTCAGGGTTTAGTTACAGCTGGAAGAGTTTAAAACAGCTTCTCATTATGATGAGTGGTTTAAAAATGATGAATATTTAGATTTATTACTATTTACAAATAAGgtaatttacatttttaggGTACAGCTATATTTGCATTAGCATTACTTTACTAAGAGATCTTTCTGATTCACATCACGATACTGATACTCTTGGTTCCTCTCCACATTAAGTATTGCTCATTAACTCAAAACTTTTACTGAATACATTTAAATGAgggaagaaatttaaaaatcctattttaagTTAAGTGAGAATTCTCACTGACTTCTGTGGATGAAGATTTCTATGTAGAATTAATCCCATGATCACAAATTgcaaaaaatctgttaaaataatacaataaCGTCCTACAACTCTATTGTCTATCAATTTGTAAAACATTacaattgtatttttataaaatatttatggacaacaaactacagaaataaatccaaaataGTGTATTTAGAGCATCACAACCAATATTTTAGTCCTCATTTTTGAAGGTGCCACAGTTTAAGAACTGACTTCCACAAACctttatatgaaaaataattcatttaagTAGTAAAATGGGGTTTGATCCATTTCTACTTCATGTTTAGTCAAAACTGGTTTCCCTTGCCCCACAATTCATTGAGTGCACAGCAACTGGGGGAAAAAGACATTGAACATCTTTTGCAGCAAGGGAATATAAGAGAGCAAAGCAGCTTGTGGTTCTGCAACATTGATCTTTGGTATTGCTGGTATAAGCCACATCTTTAATAATACCAGTATGAGCTGTACATAACATTGTGTGAATTTTCATCAAACAGCACATAAAAATCTTATGTTCCATTACTGTGGAAACTAAGAATAAAGCCAAGAGGTAAAGAATCCAGAGATGCATCCTTATTCTGAGTCCAGAGAAAAGAATTTCCACCTTTGCTTTTGCATGTGAGATTAATCCCACCTGTGACTAATGGGAATCAATGACACATAAGTCAATACTGTGCTAAGTATGTtaggtattttttaattacttcttctGAATGCCTTTGTGTTTTTATTACCAGTTAATATTATGAAAGACAATCAATGTACTTGAAATTTTACTAGGTCACCATAGCAAGATGCAGCTCAGTAGAATACTCTTAACTGTAATTCATCTTACACTGTATCTGTTTCCCTTCTTAGTAATTTCATAGCCATTAAACTACTATCACACAGATTTTTTGACATTAAGATCCAGAGGAGGATTTTCACatcactaaaaagaaaaatttaatcCCTGTTTTTCCTGCAAATACACAGGGCCTACTGGGAGAGAAGTATGGGAATATCCGAATACCAGGGGAAGTTGAGTCAGCAGAATTTGAAATGATCCTCGATGCTGCTGTAGAGGCCAAGCTGGAGACAAGGATTTTAGAAGAGTGGTACTGCAGGGATGAGAATGCAGTGCCACCAGCTTATTACCTCAGACCAAAATCTGAAATGCTGAAGAGCTACCAGAATACAGTAAGTCATAGTTATCTCCTTACAAAATTATTCTCTGACAATTAACAGTGGCAGACAGTTACCAGGACCAGGCACCTGCTGTCTCTGAATTATCTTCTACAGCCCTGTGCACACCTGAGCAACTGGTGCTGTGATGGTCCTTTCCCGTACACGGTGAAGGGAACAGCCGTGAAACACTAAGGAACATAATGGGTTGCGACTCCTGTTTTGATGTGCCCTCTGATACAGCTACAGCACACAGACTGTAGTCATTCATGAACTGCTGGCGCTAGTGGGACAATTGTACAgacttctcttcccttccctgatGTTGGAATAGAGAGTGCTCAGGCTCTTCTGCTCCTTGCCTGGTGCAGTGGTTTCACTAGATTTCAGTGAAAAGGATTTGGGGAAGAAATACACATCTTCCCTTCTATCTCCATACAAGAAAGCTCTTTAACAGCAAACAACTGCTTAGTGCTATCCAGAATCAGATTTCATACTTTTAACTTATTAATTGTATTCTAAGAGAAGTTTTTTgaacactgaattttcatttttaaaacatgcatttgtCTTTAATTGATGAGAATAAAAACTGTATTACCTTGGGGTTAGTTCTACCCTCCTACACATCCTATATACCCACGGACAGGTTTCagtgtagaaaaaaatgaacttaacATTTTGAGTGCCTGGTATATTATACAAGAAAACTATCGCATTATACGGCATTCACTTATCATCTAGCatatttttttgctctgttgAAAAAGATCGAAGACAGAAAAGCCATTGACACATAAAGCAGTTTTAATGAGTTGAAGACAGTATAATGGGTAATTCCAAAGTATTGATCACAAGGGAGAATACAAGTTTCATAACATTCTGCATTGTTTTGCTAGTGCCCACAATATCCCTTTGAATACAGTTACTGATACACAGGAGTAAGCAAAGATATGTTCATAACTTAAAGCTAACATAGTTACATCTCGTAAACTTACAGAATATAACAGAAGATACACAGCTCTGAGCATGTCAAGGAGTTGCTAGGGAGCTTATCCTGGAGgctgttctttttcctattaCACCCTCCAGAAAAACTGGAAACCCCTTAAACGCTTCACTTGCAGTAGGTGATGCAGCAGTGACTACTAGCTGCCTTAGACAAACCTCCATCATGGCACCTGCAAGATATCATCTGAAAGGATTAGTGAATTTATATTAGAGTCCCTTTCTGATGACAGTAGGATTACTGTTACTGTAGCAGTGAATGAACTAAAGTAATGTCAGATATAATctcatattttataaatatgatGGTAGCTAATGTGAGTTACTTAATTAGAGGAACCTCATTTTCAAGTTTGAGATTCAAGtctaaattattattattattattattattattattattattatttcttattaaagGACCAATATTACTACTGCTTTATTATCATTActtctggtttggttttcaaaactctttttcaagaaaaagatgAATAACACCTtcatagaaaaatattgcattagCTGCCTGCAGTAGGAATTTAGAAAACACTCAAAGTAGCTGACTTCTATAATTctaaaatggaataaattatGATTGCCTGCAGTATAAACAGTTGAACTCttatatattcatttttagtGTATGTGTTTCTCTGATTCTGTGTATTTATGAACTTGAATATTAGGCTTTTACTTTCTGAAGTTGTAGATATGTGTATTACAGCTACTGTttatggatatttttaaaagatggaatCTCCTTCAAACTCCGTGAATGAGAACAAATGGCAAGATATATCAGAAGAGATTAAGAAGATTTTTAAGACTGCTGTAAAATTGCTgtatgagaaaggaaaaatgaagcaCAGCCAAGCAAAGAGATATCTTTCCTCTGGTAAAGATCAGGCTATTTCAATGTATTCAATATATGTATTATCTTCTCTATCAACCTTtccaaaaacatgaaaaaatattttgttggcATTTGTCATataactgaagagaaaaaaatgttcattgtgCTTGCTTGAGACCAAAACCCATGTGGAAGGAcccagtgatttttctgttttttacagaaaaaaatgcagtcatttaAGAGTCTACACATTTGGGGTGGGGGATGTTCTTGAACTGTTTATAAACAAAAGACAAGAGAGTCTCTGTGTTCTCTTTTTATCCTCAGCTATTGAAGATGAACTCGATTTTGCCTTGGGTAAACAAACACCAGCTTTCCTAAAGAAGTGTGTTTGCTACATTCGGAAGATTGCCAACATTGAGCGTTTTGTTAAAATTCCAGAGATGGGAAAATACATGGATGTGGTACATACAGCTGGGAAGTTTCTACGAGATCCTGAAGCCCATGAGAAACTGATAAAGCTCAGGGATGAATTCATTCCTACCATCGTCGCATCATCCAATCTGAGAGTATACACGTCCGTCACTCACTGTGACATGAAACTGGGTTACTCCCAAGAAGTGGAGAACCATTACATTGAAGGACTTGGTAAACAGTTCTATGAAGACATGATTGACATAATCCAAGCAACAGTGCAGCAGAATTTTGACACCGAGACAGACTTGCTGTATGATGAAGTTCTTCAACACTCATCACTATGTAAAACATACTCCACTTTTTATGAATATAGATGTGAGGCATTAAACATAGTTCACAGGTACATTCTACCTAGCAAAGTAGGACACATTAACCCTCTTATCATATATGGAGGACCATGCACAGGGAAGACTCTTTTATTAGCTGAAGTGGCAAAGAAGGTAAATAAATACCTTACATAATATAGTGATGTTAGGAGCATTAGTGTGTAAGGGCCAAAttagttttcattctttctttgtcAACAGATCTGATATCAGCCTtcaacatataaaataaaaatcaaaagtatATTTTGCATATTATTATCCACATATTCAGAAGACTTATAATAATCATGTGTGTTTCATGTGCTTagccaaaacaaaataatttattggaGCTTCTAAAAAACTAATGGGAATCTGTATTTTGGAATTAGCATGTAATTTGGAAATATCTCTTTCCCTCTTGTTCCACTGAGGACCTAAGAATCTGGAACGGTCTAAACATCATATGCTGGTTTTAGTCTTATTCACAAATACAACATGTCTTTCTCAGTCATGCCTTCCTATATTATCAGAAATTACTCCGGAATTAGGCTGATACACTTGCTACAACTACACTTGCTATAAATCTGTCTATAATAACATGTAAAAATACCTGTACTTATTTATCTCACATACGCTGTTTGAGTCATTGAACCGAGTACTACAGGGAGATGAGTGAAACACTTTGTGCAAGGCAGAACCAGATGGAGAAAAAGAGTGAGCTGGCATCTCTTAAGCCCAATTCTCCAGCTAGTAGTCGCAACATTGAGTTCCCTGTGGGGTGCTCAGAGAGTTTAGCACAGTGGGCTGGGAAACAGCCGTATCAACCAGAAGGAAATAGAGAAGcgaaaaataatatttaaaatccCATATCTTTCCCAAATGTGACTTCCTATAGATTGACATCAGTTGCCTACATGAAATTGAGATTTGCAGCTCAAGAAATCATTTCAGAATCTGAGTACATAAGTTAACCTAGAGACTTTGGTTAcgcttttcttttcaaatattctgtAATAACTTAAAGTGAGATGAAAAAACTTACCAATCAAGAGAAATGAGTGTATTAGCCTCCACAGACAGAGTATTTAAAGTCACATTCCTCAATTCCTCTCTTCTTTAGAGTatgctaaaaggaaaaaaaaaaaaacacaccaaaaaaaaaagatactttctACCCCTTGTGGCAATGTGTGAGTCACATGCACACCAAGACAGAGTGTACTTCTGTGGTGTAGGAACTAAGGTAACTATGTGTCTAAGTTTATTAATAAGAGAATCTCTCTACTGACTTTCAGAAATGAGACACAGATTTTGCAAAGAGTAACCTGGAATTTATGGACTACATTCTGCTTGTGTCCCCTTAAGCTTAAGGGTCTTAGTGGTTTAGGATGTTACCTGTGCTAAACAAAGATAATATATACCGTAAATTTCAAGCAGTGCACATACATATTTCATCCAGTGCACATAAATGAGAACAGCCTTTAATTCTGCCagtgaaaacatttctatttaaccactaacattttaaaatgtttatttatatgtataGGCAATCACTATTTATAAATGCTATTATGgtgctttatttaaatattaactaAATTGTGCTCTATATTCTAGGCCTACTCCTGGCTGCAAGAAGAGATGGGACCAGATTCTGACCCTGTGGTAGTTGTAAGATTTTTGGGATCCACTGAAACTAGTACAGATCTAAGGAATATACTACAAAGCATTTGTGAACAATTAGCAGTTAATTATCGTTGCCTTGTACAAAGTTACCCAAAAAAGATTCACGACCTTCGGGACTTGTTCATTAATCTCTTGAATGAATCGTCATTCCACAGGCCACTGGTGATAATATTTGATGCTCTAGAACAACTAACAGAGAGTGATGATGGTAGGAAGCTCTGGTGGCTTCCCATTCATCTTCCCCGTTCAGTAAGGATAATTTTGTCAACACTGCCAAACAAGCACGGGATCCTACAAAAACTGAGGTGCCTTATTCATGAAGAAGACAACTACATTGAGTTGACTGCAAGGGACAGAAAGATGTGTAGCCAAATACTGAAACATCAGCTACTGCgagttaaaagaaaagtaacatCAGGACAACAAATCTATGTCAATGAAGCATTCTCCAAGTGCACACTGCCTATGTTTGTAAACTTAACCTTTAGAGAGGTCAGGAACTGGAGATCTCACAAAGATGTGGATGAGTCCTCCCTCTGTGTCACTGTCCATGAAAGTATAGAGCAGTTGTTTTGGTCACTGGAAAACAAGTGTGGATCAAGACTATTGTCAAGAGCACTTGGCTACATCACTATGTCCAGATCTGGCCTGAGTGAAATGGAACTGGAAGACATTTTAGCCCTTGACAACAGTGTTATATATGAACTTAGTGAGAGTGTCAGAGAAAGTAACCCACTGAGAATTCCATATATATACATTGCAAGGCTTAAGGAGGGATTACAGGGGTACTTAATAGAGCGACAGGTGAAAAATGTAACATTACTTCTTTGGGCAAATAGGCACTTGCAACTAATTGCCCAGAAGCTGTACCTACACAATGAAGAAGACTTGCGTGAAATGCACACAGTCATGGCAGAGTATTTCCTTGGTGTTTGGTCAGGTGGACGAAGAAAACCTTTTTACAACAATGACCAATATTTGAATGGTTGTCCTGACCATGACAGTAGAGGCCTgagcaaggaagaaaagcacTGCATGGATCAGATTGCTTTTGACAGGCAAGCACCTGATCAGCCATGGGTCTTTCAGTGTAATCCGTTAGAGcctgacattttttttatcaatcacagaaaaatgacagaGCTTATTCATCACCTGACAAGGTGTGGAAGAACAGATGATCTTCTGTATGGAGTCATTATGAACTTCAGCTGGCTGTACACCATGATTAGGATAGGGCAATTTGATAAAGCACTTTCTGACATAGAATTGGCTTACACCTACTCTCAAGAAAAGGAGCTGAAATTTCTGGCCAGTACTCTGCGCAGTATAAAGTTCAAAGTAGTAAAATACCCAGGTTCACTCTCTGCTGAATTGCAGCAAAGGCTTCTCCCAGTGGTAAGTTCATTGCCCAAACTCAGACACCTCCTCTTAGAATGTGACAAGGATGGACCCAAATACTGCTCTATAGTCCCTTTGCATTCCTCCATGGATGTGACCTACAGCCCTGAGCGCCTGCCGCTGTCATCCAGCTGCATGCACGTTACTGAGATTTTGCCTACATTTAATCCCAGCACAATTATCGCTGCTTTAGAAAATGGCTCCATCAGCACTTGGGATGTAGAGACCCGCCAGTTACTAAGGCAGATTACAACAGCTCCATCTGTTATTTTAGGGATGAAGCTAACTAGCGATGAAAAGTACCTTGTAGTGGCTACAACAAAAAATACTCTCTTGATATATGATAACATAAATTCCTGTCTTCTGTCTGAGGTGGAAATTAAGGGGTCAAAACATTGTGGAATTACAGGGGGCTCCAGTTTTATAAATGGATTTACATTATCAGTCAACCATGCACTTGCTTGGCTAGAGGCCAGCAAAGACGTTACTGTAATAGATCTGCTCTACGGTTGGCCTCTCTATCACTTCCACTGCTGGTATGAAGTGACCTGTGTGCAGTGTTCTCCAGATGGAGTTTATGCATTCTGCGGACAGTATTTGAACACCGCAAGCATTTTTCACTTGGGCAGCGGAGAGAAACTGGCCACGGTGACCTCTGAATTTTCTGGTGGATTTGTGAAATTCCTTCTCATTCTGGACACAGCCCAAGAAATGGTGATGGTGGACAGCGAGGGTAGCCTCTCTGTTTGGAATACAGAGGAAATTGCGAATCCCCAGCTTACGGATGACTTTGACTGCAGGAGAGAAGACAGTGAAGTTGTCAGCATAGAGCTTTCTGAAGACCAAAGTGCAATTTTAATTTGTAAGGCTCTCAGCATTGAACTTCTTGACACTCGTGTGTGGAAGGTGGCTGAAAAGTTTAGAGCTAAACACAATGAGCGCTTTATATCTGCCGTGCTGTCAAAAAATGGCAACTGTATAATTGCTTCAATGGAAAATACCTCAGCCATctttgtctggagaagagatACAGGACAGTGTATGGCAAGCTTACAGGAAATCTCAGGAACTATAGTCAGGCTAATTAAATCAAATCATCATAACATGCTGCTATCGTTATCCACCAGTGGTGTCCTTTCTGTTTGGGATATAGACATCATAACTGCTATGTCCAATATTGACAAATCTGGCAAGCCTATTCAAAGACTGGTGTTGCCAGCCAGAGGTGAATTAATATACACATTGGATGGATCAGATTCTGTCCATAAGTGGAACTTCAGCACTGGCTTTATAGAAGCTGTGTTCAAGCATGAAGGTATTGTTGAAAATTGTGTGCTGACCTCTTCTGGAGAGATAATGGTTACATCAGATGATAAATGCAGCCAGTATGTTTGGCACACTGTTAGTGGTGAAAATATCTTTCGCATTAATGGACAAAAAATCTCAGAGCTGATGATTACTCATAATGATCAATTTGTAGTCTCTCTCTGTGAGCAAAATGCATCCAGAGTCTGGCGACTGGCTACGGGACATAGGGTTTGCAATATTTTAGTTGCCTTACAGAATGCATTTATAACAACTGCAAATACATTTGTAGTCGGAATGGCAAAGAATAAAGTTCTGGCAGTAAGTCTCTGGACAGGCAGTATAACGAAGAAGTTTTGCTGTGACGATGGTGCAAGCATTGTGGATATTAAGCTAATACCAGACTGCCCAGACATTATAGTATTTATAACATCTACTGAAACTGTAAACATCTGGAGCCTAACAGAGGAAGTAATCTGCAGACGTGTACAATTGCCTAccaatttcttaaaaaatttgGAAGACTTTGAAATATCCCCAAATGGGAAGCTAGGAATTATAACCCGTGGTGATGAGAACATCAATGTGCTTGATTTATACAGTGGAAAACTTCGTGTGGTTCACACTCCAGGTGTCATCTGGCGGCAGAGGCTGTCTCGGGATGGCCGTTATCTTGTGTACATTTGTTTTCGCGGTGAAGAAGATGATGACAATGGTGCAGTCTCTAGTTTAATAGTAATGAGGCTAGCAGATGGCAAAAACATCGGTGCCTGTTCTCTTTATAAAACTCCCACTTTTCTTACACTCTCACAGAgacatttaaatattattattggATTTGATGATGGAAGTATAGGTACTTACACAGTAGTGGATCGAGTCGACGCTGcactgaaaatcaaaattgCTACTTCAAACAGCCGCCAGATTTTCAACAACACAACACAAGTGATTAGGCCAAAATGTCATAATTATAGCTTCAAAGTGACTGCAGACTGCATTTGGAGAGAATCAACAGAAGTATTCGCAAGGGATAGCCCCATTACAGTTGTAGAGCCTGAGGTGAGTGAAGCAACACCAACCAAAAAACACAATTATTGCTATGAGAAAGTGTGCTCAGCCATAGATTGCAGAGGACACATTTTTACTGCTGACAACTGAGTCACTATCTGGATTAGCTTATCTGAATAATAGCATACTTGCATAGATTTGACTCTGAATTCACGTAAAAATCAGTGCATTTCTTGgaagacagaaacagcagagggCAGACCAGCTGGTTTTTCCTCAATAAAAGttcttatatttatttaaagaaaaaaaaaaaacataaaacaaatgggctgtgggtttttttaaatttcagaataaaagtttCAGTCCAGGATTTCATCAGGGCCTTGATTAAAAATTTCTAGCAATACCATCAAAATTGTTATGCTTTTGCAGAAGTCAGGTGATCTTATTAACAAACTGTTTTAATTAGATATAAAGCTCCACATGTTCGATGAGAAGAGGTAGACCACTATTTTATATATCAAGTTGCCTAGATAGGTCTATAGCTAACGGCCAACTTTATACCCACttgcaaaaatgtgttttcctgcttgaTGGTGCAATGACAAGATGTCACCTGCCAACCTGGAACACTTGATACATTCcatcatcatttaaaaaatacctatttttttaaaaattgggaTTCATCTTTGGGTTGAAAGGAGTAGGCACCAGTCAGCTGCAAACATGTCAGCATGTGAGGTGATAAGTATTTGTTCATTTCAATGAATggactgaaagatttttttttttaattgcatgcaGGGATTCCAGGTTTCTGTATTGtgataaaaatgataaaaaactAGATCATAAAAGGAATATAGggtttgaggttttctttttggtttggggaatttttttatcttcacaGTGTGTGTTAGTACAGGTCGTAATGAAAactttttcaaagagaaagggCCTTACAGATGAGCAGTTAAacataataatttctttatgtTAGAAGGTTGCTATCCATTTTGTTTTAACTAAGTCTAAAGCATCTACTGTGTCCTCAAAGTAATCTTAATACAAAGTTTTCAGACATGCCATGTATTTATGTTGATAACATTTGCCTTACTATCGTTTGTTCTTTCCCATGATAATTACAGATCAGATGACCAAACACTCTGGGACTACTTGTATATGTGCTGCAATATTCCACTAAATGTAAAGGCTGTCCAAAGGTCCAATTTGTAAtggatttttcttatttccacaTGCTTACAAGCTTcactttctgctttaaaactgTTCTGAGCCTTTTGTACAGTTTTACCAGTCTCAaggcagaaaatgtgaaataattacaatggctttaaaaaaatacattttgctgaagttgaaaaaaaagccaccgGACAAcatctgaaataataataagacTTTTCTGTCCTTCCATATCTTAAAGATGGCACActtgtggaaatattttcaaattatttgaacaattttatttttaaaatcagaactcGGTGCCACAAATTTCCAAGAAATGAATGCTAAACTAGAACTTAATGTAGTGTGTGAATGTTCAATGTACAAGCCAATATAGTATATTAAGTGACTTGAATGATTTTTCCTAACTTGTTTGCAACTAATAGATCACATTGAATGTTTTTATGTAAACTTTGTATTGTTTGGAAAGCCTATCTAATCAGagatttatattttcataaatgtcAAATTTAGTTAAATTTTGTTACAGAGTTGTTAAATTAGAAATCTGTTGCGGTCTTCAAACAATATATAGTCTTGTGTATGCATTGTTTGTACTAA
Proteins encoded in this window:
- the NWD2 gene encoding NACHT and WD repeat domain-containing protein 2 isoform X1, whose product is MWAGGRLPCPRDAALRRAAFAGNLAALPSHLLPSGKSVRVFISANPEDTIAERSALREHVYPKLREFCRENYGLEFQVIDLYWGVEADEWDSPELQKTRMKLLEDCLKSSAGPCFVGLLGEKYGNIRIPGEVESAEFEMILDAAVEAKLETRILEEWYCRDENAVPPAYYLRPKSEMLKSYQNTMESPSNSVNENKWQDISEEIKKIFKTAVKLLYEKGKMKHSQAKRYLSSAIEDELDFALGKQTPAFLKKCVCYIRKIANIERFVKIPEMGKYMDVVHTAGKFLRDPEAHEKLIKLRDEFIPTIVASSNLRVYTSVTHCDMKLGYSQEVENHYIEGLGKQFYEDMIDIIQATVQQNFDTETDLLYDEVLQHSSLCKTYSTFYEYRCEALNIVHRYILPSKVGHINPLIIYGGPCTGKTLLLAEVAKKAYSWLQEEMGPDSDPVVVVRFLGSTETSTDLRNILQSICEQLAVNYRCLVQSYPKKIHDLRDLFINLLNESSFHRPLVIIFDALEQLTESDDGRKLWWLPIHLPRSVRIILSTLPNKHGILQKLRCLIHEEDNYIELTARDRKMCSQILKHQLLRVKRKVTSGQQIYVNEAFSKCTLPMFVNLTFREVRNWRSHKDVDESSLCVTVHESIEQLFWSLENKCGSRLLSRALGYITMSRSGLSEMELEDILALDNSVIYELSESVRESNPLRIPYIYIARLKEGLQGYLIERQVKNVTLLLWANRHLQLIAQKLYLHNEEDLREMHTVMAEYFLGVWSGGRRKPFYNNDQYLNGCPDHDSRGLSKEEKHCMDQIAFDRQAPDQPWVFQCNPLEPDIFFINHRKMTELIHHLTRCGRTDDLLYGVIMNFSWLYTMIRIGQFDKALSDIELAYTYSQEKELKFLASTLRSIKFKVVKYPGSLSAELQQRLLPVVSSLPKLRHLLLECDKDGPKYCSIVPLHSSMDVTYSPERLPLSSSCMHVTEILPTFNPSTIIAALENGSISTWDVETRQLLRQITTAPSVILGMKLTSDEKYLVVATTKNTLLIYDNINSCLLSEVEIKGSKHCGITGGSSFINGFTLSVNHALAWLEASKDVTVIDLLYGWPLYHFHCWYEVTCVQCSPDGVYAFCGQYLNTASIFHLGSGEKLATVTSEFSGGFVKFLLILDTAQEMVMVDSEGSLSVWNTEEIANPQLTDDFDCRREDSEVVSIELSEDQSAILICKALSIELLDTRVWKVAEKFRAKHNERFISAVLSKNGNCIIASMENTSAIFVWRRDTGQCMASLQEISGTIVRLIKSNHHNMLLSLSTSGVLSVWDIDIITAMSNIDKSGKPIQRLVLPARGELIYTLDGSDSVHKWNFSTGFIEAVFKHEGIVENCVLTSSGEIMVTSDDKCSQYVWHTVSGENIFRINGQKISELMITHNDQFVVSLCEQNASRVWRLATGHRVCNILVALQNAFITTANTFVVGMAKNKVLAVSLWTGSITKKFCCDDGASIVDIKLIPDCPDIIVFITSTETVNIWSLTEEVICRRVQLPTNFLKNLEDFEISPNGKLGIITRGDENINVLDLYSGKLRVVHTPGVIWRQRLSRDGRYLVYICFRGEEDDDNGAVSSLIVMRLADGKNIGACSLYKTPTFLTLSQRHLNIIIGFDDGSIGTYTVVDRVDAALKIKIATSNSRQIFNNTTQVIRPKCHNYSFKVTADCIWRESTEVFARDSPITVVEPEVSEATPTKKHNYCYEKVCSAIDCRGHIFTADN